The Anaerolineales bacterium genomic sequence TAATAACACCAAATTCACCACAGTAGAGTATTTCATCTGTTTGTTGCATGAACTGTTGTGCAGGTTGCAACATATCTTCAAGGAGTTGTTTGTCCAACCGACGGCCAAAGGATTGCTGATATCTCGGCATTTGAATGGGGTGTTGTGCTTCCAAGAATTGAGCCAATCCAGGAGCTTCTCCTGGATAGTTCACCGTTTTATTGAACTGTTCCATCTCAATCACCCAGGGAGCCTTTTGGTGGGTGACCACCAATGGTTCATAGAAATGGAAAGTGTGCAGTAAATATGGATCGGGATTTAGTTGAATATTGGTTAATTCAGTAATCGCGTTGTAGTTATTTCCTCCAACAATGATCAAGCGATGAGGATCTTCCTCTCGGATATGATTGACGGTTTGTTGTGCCAATGTATTCCAGGGAGAGCTTTCTGGCAGCACGATCTCATTCAGCAGTTCGAACGCCAGAAAATCCTCGGCTTGATTAATATACCGGCGAGTGATAGCCCCCCATAAGTTAACGAAACGTTGTTGCATGGAGGGCTCTGTAAACAAGGTATTGACTGCTGTCATTTCAGCTTCGAGGGTGTTTGTAAAGCTATACCCGGGAGCTTTGTGTATATCAAAAACCACCCGTAACCCATTATCCTGGCACCATGCTAAACAATGATCAAGATATGCAAATCCAGATTCGTGATATACGGCAGGGGTGGAATCGTCTTCTAAAATTGGATAATCTATTGGTAGACGAATATGATCAAATCCCCAGTCCGCGATCTGGTGAATATCATCTTCAGTAATGAAAGTATCAAAATGGTGACGATCGAATTCTTTATACTGAGAAATCCATCCTCCTAAATTGACACCGATTTTTAATGATTCTTTATTCACAACATACTCCTTTTTATATGTCTTCCAGAGATATGCCCAAGGCTTTGAGCTATTTCAGATCCTGGCGTTATTTCAGAGAACAGCCTGCCCTCATCTCCGATGATACACCAATACTAGGCAAATCCGGCTGAATCTTGGAGGCGCACTTCCTGAGCGAAGACGAAGGGCTCCAGCAAATGGTTAGGCGTCGC encodes the following:
- a CDS encoding cellulase family glycosylhydrolase, whose protein sequence is MNKESLKIGVNLGGWISQYKEFDRHHFDTFITEDDIHQIADWGFDHIRLPIDYPILEDDSTPAVYHESGFAYLDHCLAWCQDNGLRVVFDIHKAPGYSFTNTLEAEMTAVNTLFTEPSMQQRFVNLWGAITRRYINQAEDFLAFELLNEIVLPESSPWNTLAQQTVNHIREEDPHRLIIVGGNNYNAITELTNIQLNPDPYLLHTFHFYEPLVVTHQKAPWVIEMEQFNKTVNYPGEAPGLAQFLEAQHPIQMPRYQQSFGRRLDKQLLEDMLQPAQQFMQQTDEILYCGEFGVINRAPMQTRINWNRDFIDILNENRIGYAYWSYKEMDFGLVDKNSDLINEELLRVITQQR